The following nucleotide sequence is from Acyrthosiphon pisum isolate AL4f chromosome A2, pea_aphid_22Mar2018_4r6ur, whole genome shotgun sequence.
ggtcTGATTGTATTTGTGTATCGTATactaattttatcaataatacactgttgtttattaattgttatgcgCACTTAAGTCTGCTAATCAACCCCtttgttagattttttataCTTCTACTTTAaatctacctataataggtcTAAATCGGTCCttaatttcatagtttattgttttcatatatattgttatttattacttatgaaCTTTGAACCAAAAagcacattttaaattatttcaataaaaatagatatagcacaaatagaattataatatcaacataagtcttaaaaaaatcatttacaatCAACCATTCGGTGtatgttctaaaaatgtaaaattatttaaatttcgtaGGCATCaaatgaaatttatatatttaaacatattatatattatttagaatgatTTTTCGTGactaataaaactttaaaactattGGGCATTGGCAGGTACCCAGGATCCATGTagtatcataaaatgttttttagtgcgtattaacatttaaaaaataactaatggtTCCTTTGTTTGAGTGATACTTATATTGCAACTATAAAATTTCGTATCCAAGGCAAACTTCAAGTGAAATCGGTATCATCATTATAccatcttttatttttttggctgatgtaatttattgtgaaatccactattaaataatgtgtttttcgattagtaaagtttttttaacatttctggTATAACACCAAAAACCAGTTTTGATTACGGAAAAATGTGTCAATTCTTGGATAATTCCCATGAAACGAAGAACACGCATTTTTTcagccattatattattatgtctgcgATTGTGAATCGCCCGGTTTTTCTGGTTTTAGATTGAGAATCCAAAGAGCACTGCCAAGGATTATAGACCATTACGTTAGAAGATGGTCTTGTAATCGTTTGCAGATTTTTTTATCtgatattgacattttttagtCGTtgtgtgttgttattattgtggaataataatacataatatgttgtgtattaggtatacacaatAAAGGTTAagactttaataaataaattcaaaacgttCCATTTGttgtacaaattgtttttatttcaaacttaaACTCTACATAATGACATACATATTACACatggtaaacaaaaataatatgttcgttTGGGCATACATATAGGCTGTGATATACATCGTTCACCTATATGCGTCAAACGAGTACATACATAAAGAAGTGACGACGGAAACGTCAACTATGAGAGACATTTCTTTATAGCGTTCGTCGggaaagataaaaaaaagaaggaAAAGgaaaccaaaagaaaaaaaaaagttcaattgaGTCCGAATTTCGGGTTTTTgatcaaaatacaatttgaataaaaaccaATCATCAGAACGATGAACCGAACCGaattgtagaattttttttcttttatttttcttgttcTTTTTCAAGACGAGGGAAGGAAGAAGTGGTGGATGTTCGATTATTTGATGCTTACACAAATAAACGTCCGGCAGTTGTTGGATTCGTTGATttcgtcataatatatatttcatctaATACCGTTTGGCGGTGTTGATCGGGAAACCCCTCTCGTCGTATTGACCGGCATCGGCGGCGGCGTTCTTGTAGGCAAGTTCGTTGGCACGGACCAACGCCTCTGGGAGTGGTGGTGGTGTGGGCAAATGTGCTCCCTTGGCGACGAAACCGTTGTCAGCGTCTGCGAAGTATTCTACTTGGTAGACAACGCCGTCTGGGCCGGTGTACAGGTAGTACCCTTGGGCAACTTGTCCCTCGGCCTCGGTGCCTGGGTTCTTCAGGTATCCGGATTCGCCGGCTGAGATTCCGTTTCCGGTCTGGTAGCTGCGAACAATGGGAAAAGCAAACGGGCACGTGTCGTCattgatgttttatattataataatattatagtataagtaacaattattaaagagttattatgataataacggcgacgataatataataattgtatatattttgtatgtaggtataagacGTTCGTCGATTACATATTGTAATTGTTCGTTTTTCTTAGTGTTCCTTAGAGGCAAaagaatacaatacaatattatatatatcgcgATTTCCATTCTATACTATTGCGTGTACCAAGTAACAATGTATACGTATGACTGGTACAATAGACACTCACCTGTATTGGTAAGATCCATCGAGGTTGAGTTCTTGTGTCTGGGCGATGATCGGGATGGGGGTTGTGGCGGCGGCGGACGGGGCGTAGTAGGCACCTTGTGGTGCACCGAAGACAGCGCAGGCCGAAGCCAAAACGACAAATGCAGCCTGTAATATAAAACATCGATATTTAAGTGgacaataaaaatttatcttGTAGTCGTGAGCTAATACGTAGGCATATTACTATGGGATTGGAAAACACTGTAATCATACACATCTATTGCgtgttctaataatataatagacggTACGATACTCCGCtgaagtataggtatattatgctaaGTACAGATTAAGAATATTTTGGATGTTGGCCGTAATCACAATAATGTATACGAGTCACCGTGGCTGGTGCTTCACGTCGAACGCGGTgttcaaaataatgattaaaagcGACGGTTATACGTCTTGTGCGTACATCAAAAGGAAATCGTAGGCATTACtcggtagtaataatattattacaagtggATGCGCTGAAGTGTTGTGCGTTACGTGAAACTCTTTTTCCCGGTGCGATCGTGCAGCTCGgctcgatattatataatatacgattataataagcttttattatattttaaatttttgtattattattgttggccACCGCGTGGCCCGTAAAAAACGCATCGTCAcggcacaatattattattattttttttaagctcgCAGTGTTTTATTCACCCGCACAACTTTTGCGTCGCAACTGCACCACCGATGTTGtagattgtaatataatattattatagttcgaATCAcgtcgcataataatatatgtccgCGAATGTAGTAATCCGATGAGGTACGAGCGAAAAACACGATTCCCGGATGAAACAACCACGGTCGGCCTCACATGTTCGCTGcgtatttatttagatataataaaatgatgttCAAGTAGATGTATATTAACACGAGATAAAAAACCGACCGTTGAAAACGTAAAAAGAACGACGTTTTTCGCGTTCGAACTGCGGCGGGTTTAAAagcgtataatatgtaagtaatttatagtataaaatataatatgtgtgaaaaaattaaaaccatattatatgtaggtaataatattataatagatatactcACGGAGAAGAACATTGTGGTTTTTTGGATTTTGTTGACGGTTGTCTGGATGAGTAAAGTGAACTGTTGTCGGATGGACTTGAGAGTGCACACAATTGTCTGTTGGCTGTCGGTAAACCGTTAAATACTCGAATTCCCCACCCCGGCGCGATGCGACTGGATAAAAAAACGGTGCAGGTATCGCACTAGATCAAAAACGCATACACGGTGTACGTCCAGAGACGAGAGCGAGTGAGAGATATGTAGAGAGAGAGTGGTGTGTGAGTAGTGAGCGTGTGTGGCTGTGGTGATGAGTGTGAGAGAGAAAACAGGAACCGCAACACGAATGAGAAATGAGAAAAAAGGGGAAAGACAAAAAACGGAGACGACCActgcagccgccgccgccgatatCTTTCCCCTTCGAATTCACGCGGTCGGTGGCGGGAGGATGATGAGCATGAGGTCGAGCGCGGGATGGTGTCGGATTTTACGCGCGCGCGTGCGATAACCCGAAGCGTCGCCGAGGAGGGGCCGCCCGGTGACCTTAaggatgaaataataataatggaataagAAAAAGAAATATCATAACCCGAGCGTGGGCCGCGCGCTAAGTGTTGCGCAACTATAtcacgacggcggcggcgtcgatgatggtacctacctataaccatTGGTCGCGTATGACGGATGGAGATGACCGGTCGAGAGGCGGCGGCGACGACTCTTCTTGGCGCAGCCGCCGTTTTCGTACATACGTGTCGGCTATTATTACTACAAGTTACTATTACTACTCGtcgtcatcatcgtcatcatcgtcatcgtcgtcgtcgtcatctcTGGTGTGTTATATATTCACGACGGCGGCGGTGATACCTGTTGCACGGTCGCGGTATCCGGAGCTCTTTGGCACAACCGACCGGCCGGTCGAAACAGTGCATACGTGTATGTACCTACGTCCCGCTAAGTCGTACgctgattttctattttttacaatatatccGACGTACCCGCAAAGACGCAatacgaattattttttatatgggaCGACGAGAagacgtataataaataaaatattaatattatattgtcaattttcgatttttttctccactaagtatttattatggttttttttttttagtgcactACCCATATATGATACTATCGCGGTCTTATTCTTTTCCGTGAcgttatactgtaaaatataatatattatatacgatggtTAGTACTTTTCAATACTATGCGTCAAcatttattttccatattttgttttcactcaattttttttatgtctctTTTTTGTCAgtccacaatattattatatacgatgacgatattattatatcatacccGCGAAACACCACAGTAAGTATACCTATCGTTGTCCTCTGCAGCATAATGTATAGACGATCAAGCGGTTCAGTAACCGAGACAAGTATACGCTGCAATATACGTAAAAAGAGCATAAGAATTCGATCATTTATCATATAGTGTCAGGTTCTTTGACTTTTTCGTAAACCGTCAAAATGTACAACCATATTGGGGTTACGTTAATAGTTTTTTCCTttctgtgtatttattattattattttttgaaatgtattcgTCTTACATTGATTCTATCGCTTCACGTGTAACGATAAGCAGAtaaggtataatgtatatatactgaTACTTACAATAGTTACTACAGATGTGAGATGTTAACATACCGTAAACGTAACCTCTATAGTTGTAcattgtgatttttacataaatgtAATTAGCCAAAGACGTGAACGTATGTACttgggttttaaattttaattcgtaTGGTTTTCACACCGTGTGCACTGTAGGTagagtaggtactatttatacTTGTGAACTGTGATCACTTATCATAAAACGAACCGTGCCgacgtatacgtataataatccgtacgtttcaatttatttattaggaaagttttaaaaatatattctcagCCCCAACAAcgaataataatgtgtattggtTAATCTacaaaaagaatataaatatactaacatacatttatatatacgtactaaatggtaaatatataaataactaataaattaatttgagcAGAGGTTACACTTTTTCTatcactttttataattataaaatttgattaaactatctaattatttaaagcgcgtgtttttaatgttatatattttacaagagTAATAATGAATAGCAAATACCGataggtattgtaatttaaattataacttatattaattaataactaataagtaaaatatatttctttaataccAAGCATTGAACATTCAGCATTACAAGATGAaaggtaaatattatgaaaattatattggtatataatataatataatatattttattacctttgGTATGGCCGGTTTAATGAaagatttattcaatttattgaattttatttttattaaattaaaagtgataataacattaattttttgatcTAGTGTTTtcttaaaattcacaaaaaaccgtgaaaaagtaataattgttaCAACAAATCTGAACAAGTAGGTACTCCGTTATTAACAAAACCTTCAGTATTCTTTGGTAAATCAAGCTCAGaagatgtttaaaatttaaaaacagataGGTACCATCTGTATTTCTGCAGTGGTTCACCTAACTTTTGTTTCTCACTTTGCAtggattgttatttatttttatgtaatcaagatatatttttatttcatttccaGACATCGAAAGACCTTAAATTAATCTTAATCACACCGAATCCGCGTTAGGTAGTAATAACAAGTTTTTGGttatatattttgcaatatTGCAATTGAATCGGTCCATCTCCGATACAATGATTATGCAAtgacataatttgttttttatattcttatacagGTTTAGCGTATACTGACCCCATGTGTATTCTTAAGCCTCTTTCTACTCGTATGATCATGTAAatgtatgattaataaataaacattggtAAGTGAATTAGgaataattatttgatgttcATATTTTTCACTAGGTAGctatacctatcataatatgtacaccagtaatattatacatacaatatattatttgtatagaataTGATTgtcaatatgttataatatatatcatcgtATAATCAAACAGAAGAActtgacaattttattgttataaattaaagtaaataatgatattttgatttttgttgcttaataatttttacataacgtataatcaaaatttatatatttaaatattgattatcttTACTACTGatttaatttccaaaataaaacttaaaataaaaatacaagtatCATATCGTATATGTCTCGCTACTTAGAAAATTATGCAATTcccaaattgtattaaaaaaaaaaaaatgctgaccTAAAAACTTGTCGGAAAAATGCAGAAGAAATCGATCGAACAGCAAATCgaatacagtattattattaatggtaaaTGGCAGGTCGGATGCCGCAGGGCAGGTCATTCAGAATGATGTGAACGTCATTCCTTAATGCAGAAGCCCAATATTACGAATGTTGCAAACACTTTGAATAGTTATTTTGaaaggtttttttatttaatatacagtttatatttagtatacacTTATTTACTTCGtgtcatatatttaaattgaacgAACTATTATAGTTACTTATCGTGGTTCTAGGTTGAATTTTCATTCACTGGATTATTAGAACtaatatttatcgtatttttatgtttcatttagttataaacttatatcagttatatctaatataataaatgtgctataatttataatattatgtagacttGGCCTATTAGCATCAATATgcgtcaataaataatattctacccACTGAACTGCTATGCTAAATGTCAGggtaaaaattgatatttctgcagaattgttgtaaatttatttcttatgcaataaatatttttatatatgaacccatattataattatatcgtgTGCATGacttgaaatgtttttatttcatagaaaaaaatataatttatttaattttcttactaGAGTACTATTAAAGTaactctataaaatattatatacctaactcaTAACTGATAAGTTATTATGTTTAGATA
It contains:
- the LOC100169171 gene encoding cuticular protein-like precursor; this translates as MFFSAAFVVLASACAVFGAPQGAYYAPSAAATTPIPIIAQTQELNLDGSYQYSYQTGNGISAGESGYLKNPGTEAEGQVAQGYYLYTGPDGVVYQVEYFADADNGFVAKGAHLPTPPPLPEALVRANELAYKNAAADAGQYDERGFPINTAKRY